A single region of the Vicia villosa cultivar HV-30 ecotype Madison, WI linkage group LG4, Vvil1.0, whole genome shotgun sequence genome encodes:
- the LOC131595200 gene encoding probable protein phosphatase 2C 40, with protein sequence MLSPEGELKISFGYQCNEDKGIPCKVAKGYKILPEMRRTSSFSCLSGAALSANATLANTNICNGVIGEEILPNLDSPNSFRRVPSSPCLGMLDMLSSSLPSSLSNLSCSPSSPSHMLEYDPCSLRLMSPSSRNESFLSATEVQVAGGAAGEDRVQAVCSEENGWLFCAIYDGFNGRDAADYLACTLYDSIVSYLNKIDWNSEPNSINASDNIGLGDSCVLDHEHQSSSNKSFSHVVLDSLKHVLDQVENDFLYMVEQEMEERLDLVSIGSCVLLVLLHGNDLCTLNLGDSRAVLATSSTGNGVNGSERLKAIQLTDSHTVDNDSERARLLAEHPDDPKTIVAGRVKGKLKVTRAFGVGYLKKKFLNDALMGILRVQDLRSPPYVSTDPSLNVHKISPSDQFVIVASDGLFDFFNNEEAVNLVESYILRNPHGDPAKYLIEKLVTKAADSAGFSTEELMNVPAGSRRKYHDDVTVMVIILGMNKRTSKASICI encoded by the exons ATGCTTAGTCCTGAAGGTGAACTGAAAATAAGTTTCGGCTATCAATGCAATGAAGACAAAGGTATCCCCTGCAAGGTTGCCAAAGGGTACAAAATCCTTCCTGAAATGCGAAGAACAAGCAGTTTCTCTTGCTTGTCTGGTGCTGCCTTGAGTGCAAATGCTACACTTGCCAACACAAACATCTGCAATGGTGttataggagaagaaatccttccgAATTTGGACTCTCCTAATTCATTTCGGCGGGTACCCTCTTCGCCGTGTCTTGGAATGTTGGATATGCTATCATCTTCTCTCCCAAGTAGTTTGTCAAACCTAAGTTGCAGCCCGTCCAGTCCAAGTCATATGCTTGAATACGACCCTTGTTCGTTAAGACTCATGAGTCCTTCCTCTAGAAATGAAAGTTTTCTCAGTGCTACAGAAGTACAGGTAGCAGGAGGAGCTGCTGGTGAAGATAGGGTTCAAGCAGTTTGTTCTGAAGAAAATGGTTGGCTATTTTGTGCAATTTATGACGGATTCAACGGGAGAGATGCGGCAGACTATCTCGCCTGTACTCTTTACGACTCTATTGTATCTTATCTGAATAAAATAGATTGGAATTCAGAACCGAATTCCATCAACGCTTCTGACAATATCGGTTTGGGTGATAGTTGTGTTCTTGATCACGagcatcaatcttcatcaaacaAATCATTTTCGCATGTGGTACTTGATAGCCTCAAACATGTTCTTGATCAGGTTGAGAATGATTTCTTGTACATGGTTGAGCAGGAAATGGAGGAACGTCTGGATTTAGTTTCGATTGGATCTTGTGTTTTACTCGTGCTTCTTCATGGAAATGATTTGTGTACGCTCAATCTTGGTGATAGCAGAGCCGTGCTTGCAACGAGCAGTACAGGTAACGGAGTGAACGGGAGTGAGAGGTTGAAAGCTATTCAGCTTACTGATAGTCATACTGTTGACAATGACAGTGAAAGAGCTCGACTTCTTGCTGAGCATCCTGATGATCCTAAGACCATTGTAGCAGGGAGAGTGAAAGGAAAGTTGAAGGTTACGCGTGCTTTTGGAGTTGGGTACTTGAAAAAG AAATTTCTGAATGATGCATTAATGGGAATCCTCCGAGTTCAAGATCTTAGAAGCCCACCATACGTTTCAACGGATCCATCATTGAACGTGCATAAAATCTCTCCTTCCGATCAATTTGTTATAGTTGCAAGTGATGGTTTATTCGACTTCTTCAACAATGAAGAAGCAGTAAATCTTGTGGAGTCTTACATCTTGCGCAATCCTCATGGTGATCCTGCCAAATATCTCATCGAAAAACTAGTAACAAAAGCAGCTGATTCTGCAG GTTTCAGCACGGAGGAGTTGATGAATGTTCCGGCTGGAAGTAGGAGGAAATATCACGACGACGTCACTGTAATGGTGATCATCCTTGGGATGAATAAACGGACTTCAAAGGCGTCGATTTGCATCTAG